From Granulimonas faecalis:
GCCGAGCACGCTGCCGGCCCCGTGACCGTCCAGGTTGAGGTAGGCGTGGTTCGTGAGGTTGCAGAAGGTGGGGCGGTCGGTCTCCACTCGCCAGCGCACGGAGAGGGCGCCCGGGCCCGCGATGGAGTAGGCCACCGAGAAGGTGCGCCTACCGGGCAGGCCCCATTCGCCGTCCTCCGCCACAGTGGAGAAGGTCACGGAGTCCGGGCCCTCCTCCGCATCCCAGACGCGCTTCCACAGGGCCGACGCCGAGGTGTCGGTGTGGTTGCAGTTGGGCCCCTCGTTGGCAGCGAGGCGACAGGTGCGGCCCGCCACCTCGAGCACGGCGCCGGCCACGCGGTTGGCGATGGGGCCCACGGTGGCGCCCATGAGCACGCCGTCGTCCGCGTAGCCGGCCGCCGAACCGTAGCCCAGGGCCACGTCGGCCCAGACGCCGTGGGCGTCGGGCACCCACACCGACTGCACGGCGGCGCCGAGGTCAACGACCCCCACGGTGATGCCAGGGCCGGCGAGGACGTAACGGGTGGCCTCGCGGCCGTCGGGGAGACGGCCGAACGGCTCCTTGTTCACCATGGGACCCTCCCTTCTCAGGGGTGCGGACGGGAATCAGACGTCGAGCTGGCCTCGGGCGGAGATCCCCGCAAACCAGTAGGCGCTCGCCTTCGGGATGCGCTCGCCGGTCTCGAAGTCCACGTAGAACAAACCATAACGCTTATTGTAACCGTTATTCCAGCTGAACATGTCCATGAGCGACCACACGAAGTAACCGAGCACGTTGGCACCGGCCTCCTGGGCCCGCAGGTTCCAGTCGAGGTGTTCGCGGATGTAATCGATGCGCGGGCCGTCCATGACCACGCCGTCCCGCAGCTCGTCCTTGTAACCCATGCCGTTCTCGGTGATGTAGATCGCCTTGTAGTTGGGCCACTGCATGGTGATGCGCATGATGAGGTCGTACATGCCCTTGGGGTAGATGAGCCAGTCCCAGTCGGTGCGCGGCACATCGTCGGGCTCCACGCGCTCGCCCACACCGGCGAGGCAGAAGCGGGACGTGCCCTTCTCGCCCGTGCCGTTGAAGTGCAGCACGTCGGGGCCGTCGTAGGCGCGGATCCAGCGGCTCTGGTAGTAGTTCATGCCCAGGTAGTCGTTGCGCTCGGCAGCGCATGCGAGCTCGTCCATGTCGCCGGGCTCGATGACGAGGGAGCCCCCGCTCACGGCGCAGAGGCGCTCGGCCACAGAGAGGGACTCGGCGGAGTAGGCACCGTCGAAGGTGGCGTCGAGCAGGAACTGGTTCTGCAGCACGTCCTCGTTCTTCGCCGCCGCGATATCGGCAAAGCTATCGGGGTCGACCGGGTACTTGTACTCCAGGGAGTGGACGATGCCGATCTTGCCACCGTATCCCATCTCCTTGTAGAGGTTCACGGCGCGGGCGTGGGCCACCATCATGTTGTGCTCGCATTGGAAGGCGAGGTCGAGACGGGCCTGGTGGCCGCGGGGCCACACGCCCTCGATGTACTGGTTTGTGGCCACGGCCCAGATCTCGTTGAAGGTGAACCAGTAGGTGACGTCGTCGGCATACTCGGCGAAGCAGAAGCGGGCGTACTCCACGAACGCATCCACCGTGGCGCGGTTGAGGAAGTCGCCGTCGTCGTAGAGGGCGGCCGGGGTGTCGAAGTGGTGCAGGGTGACGAAGGGCTCCACGCCGCGACGGCGGCACTCGGCGAAGACGTTGTGGTAGAACTCCACGCCCTCGGGATTCACGGCCCCGGCACCCTCGGGGAAGATGCGGCTCCAGGCTATGGACACGCGGATGCCGTTGATGCCGAACCGCTCGCAGAGCTCGAGGTCCTCGCCGTAGCGGTTGTAGAAGTCGCTCGCCGGGTCACCGAGGAAGCGCCCCTTCTCGGCGAGGAAGTCGTCCCAAGCGACCTTCCCCTTGCCATGGGTGAGGGTCTCGCCCTCGCACTGGTAGGCGGCGGTGGCGCCGCCGTAGATGAAACCTTCGGGGAATCGCTTCATTAGTCGCCCTCCTTGGAGAAGAGGATGTCGTAGACGAACCGGAGGGACTTCTCGCCGTCCCGCGTGAGGTCGATGTACTGCTTGCCGGCACAGGCGACGCTCTTGATGCCCAGCCGGTCGGTGTCGGCCTTGAGCTCGGCGGCATTGACGGCCACCTGCGGCGCGAGGACCACGAGGTCGAAGTCCGGCATCATGTCGGTATGGGCGCCATAGGACCCCGCGGCGGTCTCGAGGTCGATGCCCCGCTCGGTCGCGGCCTTGGCCAAGGCGTTGGCCAAGAGACCGGAGGTGCCTCCACCGGCGCAGAGCACCAGCACCTTCTTGCCGTTGAGGGCGTCGAACGGGGAGCTGTCGCCTTCGGCGGCGGCCTCAAGGGCGGCCTGGTCCTTCGGGGTCACGGCGGCCTGCGCCACGGAGTCGGCGGACGCCTCGCCCTGGAAGGCCCTGCCCATGGCGTCGCCCTTGGCGGCGGCGCGCTCCTCGAGCTCCTCGGCCCCGATCTTGGCCTCCTCCTCGCACTTCACCTTGTCGTACATGCGGAAGAAGGGATAGTACACAAAGAAGTCGAGGGCGAGCACAGCCACCATGAAGACGAAGGCCAAGGGGGCGAGACCGCAGCCGAGCACGATGCCCAGCGGGCCGGGACAGGTCCACGGGAGGGTGTAGAGGAAACCGTTCATGCCGAGCAGGTCGACGAAGATCTTGAGCAGCCACACATTGAGGACCGGGGCGAGCACGAAGGGCACGAAGAACACGGGGTTGAGCACCATGGGGGCGCCGAAGAGGAAGGGCTCGTTGACGTTGAAGAGCACGGGGATGGAGCTGGCGCGGCCCACGGCCTGAAGCTCCTTGGACTTTGCGAGGAAGGCGAACATGAGACAGACCACGAGGGTGGCGCCCGTGCCGCCGAGGCAGACGACGAAGTACTGGGCGCCCAGGGTCAGGACGCTGGCGGCGTGCTCACCGGCCTGATAGGCGGCGAGGTTGGAGCTCATGCCGGCGAGGAGGGCGGCGGAGATGGCCGGCTCGACGATGGAGGGGCCATGGACGCCCACGAACCAGAAGAGCGACATGGCGCCGTAGATGAGGGCAAGGCCCAGGTAGCCGTCGGCGGCGGTGAAGACGGGCTGGAAGACCTCGATGACGGCACCGGCGAAGTTCACGCCGAAAGCGGCGCGGAAGGCCATGTCGAAGACCCAGAAGAACACGACGGCAGCGCTAAAAGGAATGATGTCCTTGAAGGTCTGGGAGATGTTCGGGGGAACCTGCTCGGGCATCTTGATGGTGATGTTGCGACCCACGCAGAACTTGTAGATGCCGCCGACCACGAAGGCGGAGACGAAGGCCGTGAGCAGGCCCTTGGCTGCGAGAAAGGCC
This genomic window contains:
- a CDS encoding lactose/cellobiose PTS transporter subunit IIB, whose amino-acid sequence is MEKIIALVEKGTPFFSALARNKYLKSIRDGFISAMPIIIFSSIFLLVADVPAIWGFHWPEEIYAAIMKPYTYSMGIFALVVAATTAKSFTEAQNRSLPKNNQINFVSTMIASIVGFLLLASDSISIVLEDGMAVAGFNGAFLAAKGLLTAFVSAFVVGGIYKFCVGRNITIKMPEQVPPNISQTFKDIIPFSAAVVFFWVFDMAFRAAFGVNFAGAVIEVFQPVFTAADGYLGLALIYGAMSLFWFVGVHGPSIVEPAISAALLAGMSSNLAAYQAGEHAASVLTLGAQYFVVCLGGTGATLVVCLMFAFLAKSKELQAVGRASSIPVLFNVNEPFLFGAPMVLNPVFFVPFVLAPVLNVWLLKIFVDLLGMNGFLYTLPWTCPGPLGIVLGCGLAPLAFVFMVAVLALDFFVYYPFFRMYDKVKCEEEAKIGAEELEERAAAKGDAMGRAFQGEASADSVAQAAVTPKDQAALEAAAEGDSSPFDALNGKKVLVLCAGGGTSGLLANALAKAATERGIDLETAAGSYGAHTDMMPDFDLVVLAPQVAVNAAELKADTDRLGIKSVACAGKQYIDLTRDGEKSLRFVYDILFSKEGD
- the lacG gene encoding 6-phospho-beta-galactosidase; translated protein: MKRFPEGFIYGGATAAYQCEGETLTHGKGKVAWDDFLAEKGRFLGDPASDFYNRYGEDLELCERFGINGIRVSIAWSRIFPEGAGAVNPEGVEFYHNVFAECRRRGVEPFVTLHHFDTPAALYDDGDFLNRATVDAFVEYARFCFAEYADDVTYWFTFNEIWAVATNQYIEGVWPRGHQARLDLAFQCEHNMMVAHARAVNLYKEMGYGGKIGIVHSLEYKYPVDPDSFADIAAAKNEDVLQNQFLLDATFDGAYSAESLSVAERLCAVSGGSLVIEPGDMDELACAAERNDYLGMNYYQSRWIRAYDGPDVLHFNGTGEKGTSRFCLAGVGERVEPDDVPRTDWDWLIYPKGMYDLIMRITMQWPNYKAIYITENGMGYKDELRDGVVMDGPRIDYIREHLDWNLRAQEAGANVLGYFVWSLMDMFSWNNGYNKRYGLFYVDFETGERIPKASAYWFAGISARGQLDV
- a CDS encoding aldose epimerase family protein, yielding MVNKEPFGRLPDGREATRYVLAGPGITVGVVDLGAAVQSVWVPDAHGVWADVALGYGSAAGYADDGVLMGATVGPIANRVAGAVLEVAGRTCRLAANEGPNCNHTDTSASALWKRVWDAEEGPDSVTFSTVAEDGEWGLPGRRTFSVAYSIAGPGALSVRWRVETDRPTFCNLTNHAYLNLDGHGAGSVLGHRLTLACPAFTPADAQSLPTGEVVPVEGTPFDFTGGKALGVGVDDPCDQVAWGRGFDRNLAVGGWAPDGRLRPVARLEGESGRVLELSTTLPGVQLYTGNWLDVAGAKDGASYGPRSGVALEPQYFPDTPHHPAFPVPVCDEGQPYDEGAVYAFSVTRP